A window of the Miscanthus floridulus cultivar M001 chromosome 14, ASM1932011v1, whole genome shotgun sequence genome harbors these coding sequences:
- the LOC136503317 gene encoding 3-oxoacyl-[acyl-carrier-protein] reductase 4-like, which produces MRVSPEIASGEGKIIPRLVKKMALKRLRRMRASLHLDAISHVSDMRRGVGGGDGAPPPPPPPPTPASTSTVYASTRTGASSHFLWREGRQFALSAGAQLPGTTAPTLTNYARSTKEADEVSKEIQASGGQAFPFRADVSNEDDRKSMMRAVVDKWGTIDALVNSAGIKRDALLTRMKKTEWQEVIDLNLTGAFLCTQTATKIMMKKKKYFLEGKVINIASVASIASNTMQSNYCAFKAELIGFTKSIAKEYGNENIKDGTVQPRNAGLIEFLVLNPTGNYMTGQVLKIDGGLLMQAICLEMPL; this is translated from the exons ATGAGGGTTTCACCAGAAATTGCATCAGGCGAGGGTAAAATCATCCCCCGTCTTGTGAAAAAGATGGCATTGAAGCGGCTCCGCCGTATGAGAGCATCACTTCACCTCGACGCCATCTCGCACGTGAGCGACATGAGGCGTGGCGTGGGCGGTGGCGATGGAGCTCcgccacctccaccgccaccccCAACTCCAGCCTCCACGTCTACGGTCTACGCTTCCACTAGGACG GGCGCCAGTTCGCATTTCTTATGGCGCGAAGGGCGCCAGTTCGCGCTCTCTGCTGGTGCTCAGTTACCTG GCACAACCGCCCCTACCCTAACAAACTATGCCCGGTCCACAAAAGAGGCCGACGAGGTGTCCAAAG AAATACAAGCATCCGGTGGTCAAGCTTTTCCCTTTAGGGCAGATGTCTCTAATGAGGATGATAGGAAATCTATGATGAGAGCA GTGGTTGATAAGTGGGGCACAATAGATGCTCTCGTGAACAGTG CAGGCATTAAAAGAGATGCTTTGTTGACAAGAATGAAGAAAACTGAATGGCAGGAAGTGATAGATTTGAATCTTACTGGCGCTTTCCTCTGTACCCAA ACTGCTACAAAgatcatgatgaagaagaaaaagtATTTTTTAGAG GGAAAAGTCATCAACATAGCATCAGTTGCTAGTATTGCTAGTAATACCATGCAATCGAACTATTGTGCTTTTAAAGCTGAGCTCATCGGCTTTACAAAGTCAATAGCTAAGGAATACGGAAATGAGAACATCAAG GACGGTACGGTACAGCCGAGGAATGCAGGGTTAATTGAGTTTTTGGTCCTAAATCCTACAGGAAACTACATGACAGGACAG GTTCTCAAGATTGATGGAGGTTTGCTGATGCAGGCCATATGCTTGGAAATGCCTTTATGA
- the LOC136505001 gene encoding glutathione S-transferase-like, whose product MAASKPILYSAWISSCSFRVRIALNLKGVDYEYRAVTRTDLDYEKINPIKYVPALVDGDFVVCDSLAIILYLEDKYPQHPLLPQDLKKKAINLQIANIVCSSIQPLQCYAVIGLLDGKLDSDESLQIVRNYTDKGFKAIEKLLEGCDSKYATGDEVQLADVFLAPQIHAGVTRFRIDMSNYPLLERFYKVYMEIPAFQVAAPEKQPDAPASPY is encoded by the exons ATGGCGGCGTCGAAGCCCATCCTGTACAGCGCGTGGATCAGCTCCTGCTCCTTCCGAGTCCGGATCGCCCTCAACCTCAAAG GTGTGGATTATGAGTACAGGGCTGTGACACGGACCGATCTAG ATTATGAAAAGATCAATCCAATCAAGTATGTCCCAGCATTGGTTGATGGAGATTTTGTTGTTTGTGACTCCCTGGCAATCATATTG TATCTTGAAGACAAATATCCTCAACACCCTCTTCTGCCTCAAGATCTCAAAAAGAAAGCTATAAATCTGCAG ATTGCAAATATAGTGTGTTCGAGCATTCAACCTCTTCAATGTTATGCAGTAATT GGTCTGCTTGATGGCAAGTTAGACTCAGATGAGAGCCTTCAGATTGTTCGGAATTACACCGACAAGGGATTTAAAG CAATTGAAAAACTTCTGGAAGGTTGTGACAGTAAATATGCTACTGGAGACGAAGTCCAACTG GCAGATGTGTTTCTTGCGCCCCAGATCCATGCAGGCGTGACACGCTTCCGAATTGATATG TCAAACTACCCTCTTTTGGAGAGGTTCTACAAAGTCTATATGGAGATCCCAGCATTTCAAGTAGCGGCTCCTGAAAAACAGCCAGATGCGCCTGCGTCCCCATACTGA